In Segatella copri, the DNA window CACCGTGGACGGAAATGGAATGTTATCCATTCCGTCCAACTTGCAAGACTTGTGGATGAGTGAGGGTGAATTGGTTGATATGCTTCATGTCACCGCCATGAAACTCCATGCTGTGATAAGGTCAATATACAAGGATGGTTTATTGACGGTGTCGGAAGTCCAACAGAAACAGGAAATTTCCAAGGGCATTTGGCAAACGCTGTATGGCTTACCGATGATTGTTGCCCTTTGCTTCCGTATAAACTCATATGGTGCAGCTCGGTTTCGTGACATCATCTTCAAGAGATTGTACGGGGCAAAAGAGAAAAGTAGTGTCATTATCCTACAACTCTATGGAGGAACAACCGCCTTTAGTTGAATGTCCTCTTGCTTGTTGGCTTGGCGCTGTCGTACTGTCGTGAATAAGTACTGAAGCATAAGCATGACATTCTTACTTGTAGGGGGATGAGTTCTGTTCATAAAAATGACGGACAAAACGCCCCCTTATTTTTGTTGAATTGTTGAATATGATGAAAGAAATATTGAACATCAGGCATTTACGGCTCAACATATTCTCAACAAATCTCTCAACAAAAGAAAGATAATGTTGAAAAGAGAAAACCATGAACACCATTCCTTTCTTTCTTTTTTGCCCAGTAATTTGTTGTGTAGAGCTATTTGTTGAGAGTTTGTTGAGGGTATAAGTGGTTGGTTCTCATAAAGATAACACCTATCTTCAACAATTCAACGTTTTACATGCCCTCACTTGGTACGCTGTAAAATGTGCTTGTGGATTAATTGGCAACCGCTCTATTCTCCGAAATGGTTGCAGCAACGTTTCTTGGAGGCTTTGCGCCTCCAGCCACTTGGGCGAACCTCCGCAGTGTTTTAGCTTTTACCTTTGCACCCAGGAATCAAGTTAGGATATTTGGTTAATGGGTGTTAAGGTGAACTATCTTTCTTTCAAGGTATGCCCTTTCTCATGTCATAGTCCTTATATAATCCAGCCAACTTTCTTGATTCCATTTAACTATTAAATGTCAAAATTATGGATAAAGAACTTTACATAGGCGTGGATGTCTCAAAGCAGACTCTCGACCTTGCTTATTATGACGGAGAAAGCATTGATTGGAAGAAAGCCCATATAAAGGTGAGCAACAACAATGCAGGTTTCAAGAAAATTGGTTCATGGGTGGCAAAGGTAAGCAAGGGGTTTGATATAGTCTTGTTCTGTATGGAATATACAGGACTTTACACCCAAAACTTTAGACTGTGGTTGGAAGAGAAACATTATATTTATAGGATGGTGGAACCTCGCAAGATGCATCGCTTTGAGCCAGACTTGGATGATGGACTGCGTTCGCTCGACCGCATCAAGACTGACGAGCTTGATTCTTTCCGCATAGCCATTTACTGTGAGCAGAACCACAGAAAGATTCTTCGCAACCCATCAAAACTTCCTTCTCCTGTATATTTTAAGTTGAAGAGGCTTTTGGCGGAACGCAAGCAGACAGTCAAGCAGTCAGTCCTTTACAAGCAGCAGCTTCATGATATATGTGCGTATGACACAGATTTGTCTGTGGAACGTAAGAATGGGCAACTTAAAACGCTCAATGATGCACTTAAAGGCATAGACAATGAAATTGACATGTACATAAAAGAAGATGCGGACATCAGCAAGAACTTTTCCCTGCTGACATCAATACCTGGTATTGGGCGTGTTGTCGCACTTGAAACCATTGTCTTGACCGAAAACTTCATGGCAATAGATAACCCACGTAAATACGCTTGCTATATTGGTGTCGCTCCTTTCAAGAAAGAATCTGGTACATCTGTGAGAAAAGGCTCGTCAGTCTCTAAGAAAGGTTTTAAACAGGCAAAGGCAGATTTGTCCATTGCCTGTTTGGTTTGCATGCAGCACATTCCGAACATCAGAGATTACTGGGAACGCAAGAGAAAGGAGAAATGCAGTGGAATAGTGTTTAATGCAATCAAGTTTAAGATGATACTCCGTATGTTTGCCGTTATAAAACGAGGTACTCCGTATGTGGAGACGGACAATTATCGAAATGGGAAAAACAAGCAACCAGGAGTGAACTAACAGTGTTTTAAGACCATCACTATACCATGATAGAGTCTCTTGGTTGCTTTTGGCACTACCTTTGCGAGGAATCCTCAAAAGGAAGGAACTCCAGACAGAGGTAGTGAACTTTTTAATCTTAGGCAAAGCCCTTTCCCTTGATATAGTCTCCTCTGCCCGAAATGTCAGACTCAGTGCCTTTTAGGGAATTAGCTGTCCGTCCCAGCTTTTAAAAGATTTGGCTTATCCTGACATAGAGAGTTCCTTTCGTAAAGCGGTGCAAAGATATGAAAAATAAATCATTTGTAGGCATTGACATCTCTAAAAATGTCATAGATGTATCTATATTTCGTGAGGACACCAACATCAAAATGTTCCCTCATGAGGTGTTCAACAACACTCGCAAGGGATTTGGCGATATGTGCTCATGGCTCAAAAAGAGCCGTGTGGTACTTTCCCAAGCCCTGTTTGGCATGGAATTTACAGGTTGCTACTCCTTGGACTTGGAAAAATTCCTCACGTCCAAGAATTACTCTTTCTGTATGCTTAGTACACGTATAGTAAAACATCATCCTATGGGGACAATAGATAAGCGAGACAAGAATGACTCTGCAAAGATAGCTGACTTCCTCTATCGTTATGATGGCACGGAATGTGCCAAGCCATACAAGTTGCCAAGCAAGGCTATGCAACAATTGAAGCAACTTGTCAATGAGCGTAAGTTCCTTGTGGAGCAACGGACAAACTTTATGAACCGAATGCAGATGTTTGAAACGAAAGAGGATTCTGCCATGTATGAGAGCTACATTAAAAAGCTCAATCATGACATTGAGAAGATAGATCAGGAAGAGTGTGAATTAATGTCCAAGGAG includes these proteins:
- a CDS encoding IS110 family transposase encodes the protein MDKELYIGVDVSKQTLDLAYYDGESIDWKKAHIKVSNNNAGFKKIGSWVAKVSKGFDIVLFCMEYTGLYTQNFRLWLEEKHYIYRMVEPRKMHRFEPDLDDGLRSLDRIKTDELDSFRIAIYCEQNHRKILRNPSKLPSPVYFKLKRLLAERKQTVKQSVLYKQQLHDICAYDTDLSVERKNGQLKTLNDALKGIDNEIDMYIKEDADISKNFSLLTSIPGIGRVVALETIVLTENFMAIDNPRKYACYIGVAPFKKESGTSVRKGSSVSKKGFKQAKADLSIACLVCMQHIPNIRDYWERKRKEKCSGIVFNAIKFKMILRMFAVIKRGTPYVETDNYRNGKNKQPGVN
- a CDS encoding IS110 family transposase, translating into MKNKSFVGIDISKNVIDVSIFREDTNIKMFPHEVFNNTRKGFGDMCSWLKKSRVVLSQALFGMEFTGCYSLDLEKFLTSKNYSFCMLSTRIVKHHPMGTIDKRDKNDSAKIADFLYRYDGTECAKPYKLPSKAMQQLKQLVNERKFLVEQRTNFMNRMQMFETKEDSAMYESYIKKLNHDIEKIDQEECELMSKEEDVFDTFQNLLTIPGIGFVNATNIIAITRNFTAFDTARQYARYVGVAPCSHTSGTSVKWRARPSAHCNGQVKADLSMAALRAVEYDVEMQMFYNRKLGGRKDSDTKRKALNAVKFKLICRMFAIGKQKRKWEVLNTSDDRKNLHIEKSKASEL